One genomic segment of Cygnus olor isolate bCygOlo1 chromosome 20, bCygOlo1.pri.v2, whole genome shotgun sequence includes these proteins:
- the RHBDD2 gene encoding LOW QUALITY PROTEIN: rhomboid domain-containing protein 2 (The sequence of the model RefSeq protein was modified relative to this genomic sequence to represent the inferred CDS: deleted 2 bases in 1 codon) produces the protein AKPVAMATGAHSAWRRHGNGSGLPAAAGSGAARGKMAAGWRRPAAGSAVTLLLSLGASGPALLRGGGGTGGPSAASLRAGEVHRLLTYVFSYDDLISLTCGAVLVWYFAGSFEKNVGTAKHCFLTVLFAVLSALLYLLLEAVVSRVSEVEDPKGFMPVAFAMLGVSTTRSRMKRALFFGVRVPVVLVPWFLLCVAWFIPHSSLLSNVCGLLVGEAYGLGYCFCLDIPESVSSKLDRLFPFSLLKRVPGLEYIPGSSAERRASEGIKITPPPGAYPTQSYCSSSPPALPAFPPQHAAARSQAFHHSRAPGRGPAGGHDGARHSSAAGYGLPSSPSRAGGAFGEFYIQTHAGASPGQCCQAGKFSIPQPVCPPGPQAPAGLEPLAGVQQTPGRPAATAPPVPAEFSRIQVY, from the exons gcaaagccgGTCGCCATGGCAACG GGGGCTCACAGCGCCTGGCGTCGCCATGGCAACGGCTCAGGCCTTCCGGCGGCGGCCGGAAGCGGGGCGGCGCGCggcaagatggcggcggggtggcggcggccggcggcgggcagcgcggTGACGCTGCTGCTGAGCCTCGGCGCCTCCGGGCCCGCGCtgctgcggggcgggggcggcaCCGGCGGCCCCTCCGCGGCCTCCCTGCGGGCGGGGGAAG tcCACAGGCTGCTCACCTACGTCTTCAGCTACGACGACCTGATATCCCTGACCTGCGGGGCCGTTCTCGTCTGGTACTTCGCAGGCAGCTTTGAGAAGAACGTTGGCACCGCCAAGCACTGCTTCCTCACCGTCCTGTTCGCCGTCCTCTCCGCCCTCCTGTACCTCCTGCTTGAGGCTGTCGTCTCGAGGGTGTCGGAGGTGGAAGACCCCAAGGGGTTCATGCCGGTAGCTTTTGCCATGTTGGGCGTGTCGACCACCCGCTCGCGGATGAAGAGAGCTCTGTTCTTCGGGGTTAGGGTTCCGGTGGTGCTGGTGCCGTGGTTTCTGCTCTGCGTAGCGTGGTTTATCCCCCACTCCTCCCTCCTCAGTAACGTCTGTGGGCTTCTGGTTGGGGAGGCCT ATGGGCTTGGCTACTGCTTCTGCCTGGATATCCCAGAGTCGGTGAGCTCTAAGCTGGATCGGCTGTTCCCCTTCAGCCTGTTAAAGAGAGTCCCAGGGCTGGAGTACATCCCGGGGTCCTCGGCAGAGAGGAGAGCCTCCGAGGGCATCAA GATCACCCCTCCGCCAGGCGCGTACCCCACGCAAAGCTACTGCAGCTCCTCGCCTCCGGCTCTTCCCGCTTTCCCCCCGCAGCACGCTGCCGCTCGGAGCCAGGCCTTCCACCACAGCCGCGCGCCGGGACGCGGCCCTGCGGGGGGACACGACGGGGCTCGGCACAGCTCTGCGGCAGGATACggcctcccttcctccccctcccgAGCCGGAGGTGCCTTCGGGGAGTTTTACATCCAGACCCACGCCGGAGCCTCTCCTGGACAGTGCTGCCAGGCGGGCAAGTTCTCCATCCCGCAGCCCGTGTGCCCACCCGGACCGCAGGCACCCGCGGGCCTGGAGCCCCTGGCTGGGGTTCAGCAAACCCCGGGGCGCCCAGCAGCCACAGCGCCGCCCGTCCCGGCTGAATTTTCCAGGATCCAGGTGTACTGA